The DNA region ACggagtcatttttaaatcaacctaacacAGCTAAATTCGACCCAACCCCGTAGCATAGACCAGGGCTCCATGGGGGGATGAAGATTGGACTAAGCATCCAGTCAGCAGATGGGAAAGAATGTTCAAGATAAAAAAATGTAGTGGATATCAGCACTGTCTGAAGGTTCCTGTTGCAGCGTCTTCTATGTCTGCTTCTCCTGGCTTTGTCTGCAGCCCCTAAATTGTCTCCTCCCTGGAGTTATTCCCTGGAGCTTGCGTGGGTGGGGGACAGGTGGAGCTCCATGGGGTCCACCCTGCACAGCTCTGGGTCCAAAGAATAGTTTGGGGCTTTAAGGCAGAGAAGAGATAGCCCCATCTGAGTTTCATCTTCCTCTCTCCCAAATGTTATGTTTACACTGTTAAATATCATAGTCTAGTTGTTTAAaatgcagggtgaccagatgtcccaattttatagagacggtcctattaccccccacccatcccgctttttcacacttgctgtctggtcaccctattcaaaTGTGAAATCAAAGTGTACCATTGTAATCTGAGGCCAACAACTGATCATATTAATATTGTAATCTGGGGAAACTTTTTTGGAAGGTAGGGGACATTGTACACTGTTCCATGCAGTTTTGTAGTTAacataaattaatattttctattaatgaaactGCCGTCCTGCATCTGTCTTTGATACCCAACAACAGCAAACTCAGCTGCCAATTTTAACATACTCATTTAATTTTCAGTATTGAGAGACAATGTGATTTCTTGCCACTCTTTCCTCACTAATAGAGGAATATTCATGGCCCTCTATAAAAGACTCCTATCTTGTACAAAGTAAGCAACACTATTTTTAAGCCTTAGAATCAATAAGCAAAGTGTGAAAAAAAGTTTGTGTTTTTCAGTACAATGGAATGTGTTTACAAGGACCTGGTGGTGTTCCTGGACGAGATGGAAACCCTGGCATCAATGGAATTCCTGGGACACCTGGAATCCCTGGTCGGGATGGGTtgaaaggagaaaaaggagaatGTATGCGAGAAAGCATTGAGGAGTCTTGGACACCCAACTTTAAACAGTGTTCATGGAGTGCGCTGAATTATGGCATAGATCTTGGGAAAATTGCAGTAAGTAAGCACCCGTGATGTTGCAGTCTGATGTAAAGCAACACCATAGCAGACATTGATGGAAACTTTCTTCAACATTCAAAGTTGATCCCGTGTAGAGTTTTAATTCAGGCCCATTTCTCTTATGCATAATAACTGACTGGACATTCCAGGTGGCTCATTTCAGTAATAAAGCTGCAGGTGAGAGAGCTGGGCTGTTCTGGGTACATACAGCAGACCTGTATTCAATTTTCCCTTTTGAAGCAGTAGAACTGGAAGCCAAGGTTTTTGCTGCATGGATTATAGAGGTAATTGGCTAACTTACTGGCAAGACTTGTGCAGCATTGACAAGTCCTAATCAGTTCAACAAAAATATTGTGATCCTTAGTGCAGGCCTCTgagcatgagattttaaaataagaaaaaaacaagacaTTAATAGGTATGCAAGATggccagaaagaagaaaaaaattccaaactgcATAGTACCTATACGTCAAGCTTGAAATTGGTAGGCCTACTTTGTTTAAGCAGTACAGTTGCAGtcacagggtacgtctactcTATCCGCCGGATCAgcaggtagcgatcaatctatcagggattgatttatcgtgtgtagtgtatatacaataaatcaattcccgatcactctcctgtcgactgctgaactccagcagtgagagaggtggaagcaaagtcgacggtgGAGCCGTGGCCATCGATCCAGCACCGCTAGGACACAaagtaattaattttaattcgatctaagatatgtcaacttcagctacgctattctcgtagctgaaattgtgtatcttagattgattccctccctccccctcccccagtgtagaccaggcctaagtgtgaGAACTAATTCAATAGATACAATAAATATCTAATTTCTATTTACTTTAGAACTGCCCCTTAGTGGGCCCAATCAGCAAGTTATTCAGCATTGGGTAGAAGGGGCACACTTAAAAAttcaactgaaaatgttttctacTAAATTGTATAGACTGTCAATATTAAGAGTCTTTCAGTTTTTACAAAAACAGTGTCTTGTGACTGCTAAATCCAGGAAGCCTAAATGATGAAGAGAGAAATCATAAAATTATATTATGGAGGGAGTCAGGTTTCAAACACAGCCCTTGTTTCCTTGCATTAGAGTAGTGCAATAGGATGGACTGATTGTAAGTCACCagttttaatcatgatttaaaccaGCATGCAGAAAACCTTGATTTCAATAAATGATTTGAGTCTTGATTTGCATTTATACTTTTgagttatttttctaaagaaaagttGATTCTCAGTAGtaggtaaccattaaaacatgttgattggCAGCTAAAGGTAGCATTTACATGAAATTTGatacttctttttgctaaccacaTCTATCTATATTAAAGAAATTATACTGCAAAATTTattcaaatttttaaattttgtaggtcagaaaataatgaatggtgtaTTTATTTAGTAGgtgattgtgggtttttttacttgtgatttatTTTACGCTTGACTTGAGTGGAAATGGGACTTCAAGTAAAATACACacagttttttaattttattagttAAAACTAAAATGTGGAGGATACatgaggaaatttttttttttattaaaacatgatttgcatttaaaactgagttattaaacaaaagaaatagttgaaaggaaaaagcagtgagaggcaaaaaggcatcctttaaaaactttaaaaagataaatcctaatgaggaaaatagaaaagagcataaactctgtcaaatgaagtgtaaaaatataattagaaagaccaaaaaataatttgaagaacagctagccaaagacttcaaaagtaatagcaacatttttttaaatacatcagaagcagaaagcctgctaaacaaccagtggggccactggacgattgagatgctaaaggagcactcaaagacaataagccctttgtggagaaactaaatgaattctttgcatccgtCTTCATGGTtaaggatgtgagggaaattcccaaacctgagccattctttttgggtgacagatctgaggaattatcccaaattgaggtgtcatcagaggtggttttggaataaattgataaacagtaataagtctgcaggacctgatggtattcaaccaagagctctgaaggaattcaaatgtgaaattgcaggactactaactattatctgcagggccggctttaggccgattcagccgattccctggaatcgggccctgcgccttaggcctcttttaaatttttttttccttactgcaGACTgaggtctgctccagggtcttccatggcccgctcccctgaccaaagcgcggCCGGGAGCATGGctgccccagagccctgctctccccactggagctctggccagtgcgcggcaagccccgcagctCCGCTCTCTGGGCTGGAGCCCCGCACCGGAGAGTGAAacgctgccccacagccccaggcGGAGAGCGGCAAAGCAGCCCCacagccccggctggagccccggccagagcgcggcaaagcagccccggctggagccccggccggagcgcggcaaagcaGCCCCGCAGCGCCACTCTCCCGGCTGGAGTGCGGCAAGCTGCCCTGTGGCCCAGGCCGGAGCATGGCAAgctgccctgctctcccggctggagctctgggccctttaaatagctcccaaagccctgggatagcggtagggggctccgggggctatttaaaggccaggGCTCCAACTGTCTCTGCCAccctgtcctttaaatagccgccggagccccgcaagCCCAGGTATGTTTCCTATGGTATTTGAGTGTGTTAGGGTGGGTAGAAGAAGGGGAGCTCCAGCCTTTAATAACCCCAGGGCCTGGATAATggaggcttgggggctatttaaagggccaggtccagctgcctctgctgcaccccctgcctgccccaccagccctggcccccccgcctgcagccagctctgaccCTGTGCCACAGCCAGCCCgcccctgccaaacccctgcCTGTCTcagccacccctgccacacaccctgtgCCCTGCTCAagccagcagccagctcccccccacagcctgcctgccacagccctgcacaccaGCCCAAACCCCTGCCTGTCTCCACCAACCCGCTGCACTCCCTGACTGAAACCCGAGAGATTCGCACTCCTCTGttccagccctcccaacccctgcaTTCCTgcgccctgcctgaagccagccaccCACACCGCTGTCTCGCAGCCCTGTACCCCTTGTCTGCCTGCAGCTAgatcctacctccagtcagcccatgtcactgctgctgcagttcccagggcagtaacctgcacacctgcttcaatgaggggggcaggagcagctggaTCACACATGTGCACCCGCAGGGAGTGACAGGACCCACACATTGAAATGACGGCATTAATAAGCAATCAACgcatatgatgcaatgtacataatatataatttattatttatatgttaGGGAagcaaataatacatgaaagaaatgacagtttttggttttttagtcatccctgccaggcccCGCCGAAAATGCTTGAATGGGCCCACGCTTCCTAAAGCCGCCCTGATTATCTGAACCTAtcattaaatcagcttctgtagcaaaatgactggagaataattaatgtgacaccaatttttaaaaaggctccagaggtgactggcaactacaggccagtagcCTCACTTCTACCGGCAAACTTgttgaaactattgtaaagaacaaaattgtcagacacatagatgaacataatttgttgggaaatagtcaacatggtttttgtaaagggaaaccatgcctcaccaccctactagaattctttgatggaGATGGGGGTCAACAAGAATGCAGACAAAGGAGAGCCAGTGGATACAGTccatttagattttcaaaaagattttgacaaggtctctcaccaaaggctcttaagcaaaataagcagtcatgggataagagggaaggttctctcatggtttggtaactggttaaaagacaggaaacaaagggtaggaataaatggtcagttttcagaatggagagaggtaaatagtggtgtctcccagggatctttattgggcccagtcctatttaacatgtGGATGCTCCCCAATTTACGCAAGGCGTTCCATTCCGGAACGCCGTgcataactcgaattttgcataagtcaggaaTGTATACCCAACCATTACGCAAAAAAACAACtttctagcttatggaactttttctgcAAGTGCAGATTTACATAAGTCAGGTTTGCGTAACCCGCAGACCATCTGttttcataaacaatctggaaaaaggtgtaaacagtgaggtggcaaaatttgcagatgatacaaaactattgaagatagttaagtcccaggcagactgcagacagctacaaaaagatctcacaaaactgggtgactgggcaacaaaatggcagatgaaatttaatgttgataaatgcaaagtaatgcacattggaaaacataatcctaactatacatatacaattatGAGGTCTAAACtggctgttaccattcaagaaagatcttgggagtaattgtggatagttgtctgaaatcatccactcaatgtgcagtgttgggaatcatcaagaaagggataaataataagatggaaagtatcataatgcctctaaataaatccatggtacacccacaccgtgaatactgtgtacagatgtggtcaccctatctcaaaaaagatatattggaattggaaaaggttcagaaaagggcaacaaaaattattaggggtacagaacggcttctgtatgaggagagattaataagactgggacttttcagcttggaaaagaggcaactaagggggaatatgatagaggtctacaatcatgagtggtatagagaaagtaaataaggaagtgttatttactccttattatacaagaacaaggggccaccaaatgaaattaataggtagcaggtttaaaacaagcacaagaaagtatttttccacGCAACACACTGTCaatctctggaactccttgccagagggtgctgTGAAGGCAAAtactataacagtgttcaaaaaggagctagatagattcatggaatataggtccatcaatggctattagccaggatgggcaggaatggtgtccctagcctctctttgccacaagctgggattgggtgacagggcatggatcacttgataacctgttcattccctctgaggcaccttctattggccactgtcagaggacaggatactgggcttgatggacctttggtctgacccagtatggctgtttttatgttcttatgtaaatgaagtgattgtttctggtcacgtccttcaagattttagaactaggagatctcatcctctcacacctagtttatattcatagattggaagttgaaaaagcaggaacctgttttccttttcctatCAGTTTCTTAACTTTGAGTGAACAAGTCattgaactagttgaataaactgtaatgaagaaaaaattctctgcaaccgcagaagaggctactgttgTCACAGGCTGGTTTAACACCTCAGCAAACTCTAATGTCCATGGGCTGAGCCACTGGTTTGATGTTCTTTAAAACTTCAGTAGCAAACAGGTAGAACTTAATATTAAgatcactttaaaatatttaattaatagtTAATGAAGGCTTTATTATAATAATGTCAtaattttaagtaatttttaaaagcaaatacttaAATTTTAGAAAATCTGGTTTAAATAAATCATCCctattaaaactttttaaaaaaaaaaaactaatttagcCACCTTATACAGCACCAAGATAATCCCGCATCTTTTCATCAACCTCTTCTGGCTAACATTTTGTGTTGAGTATGGACTGGCTTGAGACACCTGGTAACACTATCCTTACTTGCAAGGAAGGGGGGTGTGGGAAAAAaaagtagatagatagatatttagATATCTAACTTGAAAGCATACATCGTCTCATATTAAAATATAGGATCTCATTCCCTAACATTCCCCCATTCTCTGGGGTGTTTGAAACATAGATCAGTGTTTTCGGGCATCGACTTACTTGTCAGgtgctgtttttttaataaaaggagcaGAGGAATGAAGGGGGAGAACAGAAGGTGATTAACGTATTCTCAAAAGAATTAATGAAGTGGGTTCAAAAGCCACAGCCAACAATTCATTCTTATTTTCCTTAGGAATGTACATTCACAAAGATGCGCTCTAACAGTGCTCTAAGAGTTCTCTTCAGTGGATCACTTCGACTCAAATGCAAAAATGCATGCTGCCAGCGGTGGTATTTTACATTTAATGGAGCCGAATgctctgggccacttcctattGAAGCCATAATTTATTTAGACCAAGGAAGCCCAGAGCTGAATTCAACTATTAATATACATCGCACTTCTTCAGGTACGTATGTTAAAGCCACGTGCTTAGGACTGGAGTTCAAAATAAGGATGCAGTTAACAAGTGACACGGGGAACCTCATAAGGACCTCCACTTAGAAGTCTAGGGTTCATAAAGGGGAGACAGAGAAAGACAGGTGCTAGTTCCCACCTTTGTTGGAATTCAGTATCagtattaaaaatacagttaacAGCAGATTTTCTTGTGGATTTGGGTTTACTGCCACTCCATTTTTATGGTTTTACTAGCTTTAGTCATACTTTATGTAAATGCAAGAAGTTAGAGATGAAGAGACTTACCTTATCCAGTCCAACCCACTGAGCTTCAATAGGATTCTCTTGAACTACTGCTGCTTCAAATTAGGATAAAAAAGGCATGTGTGACACTATGCCCAACTGCAGTATAACTAAATAGCACTAGTGCTTTGGTGAAACTGGAATACCACCTTTTAATTGTCTTCTGTGCAGTTATGTGCATCAGGTATGGAATTGCATGCAATATTCTTGGGAAGACAGACTAATTTCTGCTGGAGTTTCCAACACAAACCCATCTTTACCAGTGAGGCCTATCATGTTAAAAGCTAAAACCAAATCATATTCAGGAACAGTTAGTTATCCACATCTTATATGATGTCCTCTTCTAAGAAAGGGGCAAATCAGAACAACAGTTCTTGTTCAATATCAAAAGATTATGATATGGGGAAAATGGGAGTAACAAGTAAAATATACCTACACCATATGGCCCCTTAATACCTTGAATTATAAACATATACTGAGAGAAATTGTATATAAAACCAAAGGCTTGCAACATCTAACTTATCAGATGTTGTAGCACAGAGAATATTCACCACAGCGCAGCAAATAGGCTAAAAGATTTCACAGGAACACAACTGCTGCTTGTAACAGGCCTACGGTTATTGGGAAGTTAGCAGCTCAGCTTTTTGCCTATGACAGTAGGTCTCTgactctctgtctctcct from Chelonoidis abingdonii isolate Lonesome George chromosome 2, CheloAbing_2.0, whole genome shotgun sequence includes:
- the CTHRC1 gene encoding collagen triple helix repeat-containing protein 1; the protein is MRSPPAAAASASLLLVALLLVAPPLGDSESPKGKQKPLRQREVVDLYNGMCLQGPGGVPGRDGNPGINGIPGTPGIPGRDGLKGEKGECMRESIEESWTPNFKQCSWSALNYGIDLGKIAECTFTKMRSNSALRVLFSGSLRLKCKNACCQRWYFTFNGAECSGPLPIEAIIYLDQGSPELNSTINIHRTSSVEGLCEGISAGLVDVAIWVGTCADYPRGDASTGWNSVSRIIIEELPK